One part of the Arabidopsis thaliana chromosome 1 sequence genome encodes these proteins:
- a CDS encoding vesicle-associated protein 1-4 (structural molecules;transmembrane receptors;structural molecules; FUNCTIONS IN: transmembrane receptor activity, structural molecule activity; INVOLVED IN: signal transduction, innate immune response; LOCATED IN: intrinsic to membrane; EXPRESSED IN: 22 plant structures; EXPRESSED DURING: 12 growth stages; CONTAINS InterPro DOMAIN/s: PapD-like (InterPro:IPR008962), Major sperm protein (InterPro:IPR000535), Toll-Interleukin receptor (InterPro:IPR000157); BEST Arabidopsis thaliana protein match is: Disease resistance protein (TIR-NBS-LRR class) family (TAIR:AT5G45000.1); Has 3496 Blast hits to 2597 proteins in 224 species: Archae - 0; Bacteria - 0; Metazoa - 611; Fungi - 254; Plants - 2516; Viruses - 0; Other Eukaryotes - 115 (source: NCBI BLink).) has translation MSTDELLTFDHVDIRFPIELNKQGSCSLNLTNKTDNYVAFKAQTTKPKMYCVKPSVGVVLPRSSCEVLVVMQALKEAPADRQCKDKLLFQCKVVEPGTMDKEVTSEMFSKEAGHRVEETIFKIIYVAPPQPQSPVQEGLEDGSSPSASVSDKGNASEVFVGPSVGIVDLIRMSDELLIIDPVDVQFPIELNKKVSCSLNLTNKTENYVAFKAKTTNAKKYYVRPNVGVVLPRSSCEVLVIMQALKEAPADMQCRDKLLFQCKVVEPETTAKDVTSEMFSKEAGHPAEETRLKVMYVTPPQPPSPVQEGTEEGSSPRASVSDNGNASEAFVDMLRSLLVPLFSNAASSTDDHGITLPQYQVFINFRGDELRNSFVGFLVKAMRLEKINVFTDEVELRGTNLNYLFRRIEESRVAVAIFSERYTESCWCLDELVKMKEQMEQGKLVVVPVFYRLNATACKRFMGAFGDNLRNLEWEYRSEPERIQKWKEALSSVFSNIGLTSDIRSNESKFVDSIVEEVKKVLIKIADNFFKDHLPWKFPRLTLTDGTTIYIKRSYFVGFLVQETANVSLDDHDLRDSPLVTNYVCFTTPINDLLKFHTLLISLSHKVSSKVHHSSLFFATMYLFEFESFTFIVWLSPT, from the exons ATGAGTACTGACGAGCTTCTCACCTTCGATCATGTCGACATCCGATTCCCTA TTGAACTGAACAAGCAAGGGTCTTGCTCTCTCAATTTGACTAACAAGACCGACAATTATGTGGCCTTCAAG GCTCAAACGACGAAACCAAAGATGTATTGTGTCAAGCCTAGTGTTGGTGTTGTTCTTCCAAGATCCTCTTGTGAAGTATTAG TGGTCATGCAAGCACTAAAGGAAGCTCCGGCTGATAGGCAGTGCAAAGACAAGTTATTGTTTCAGTGTAAAGTGGTGGAACCAGGAACCATGGACAAGGAGGTTACTTCTGAAATG TTTAGTAAAGAGGCAGGGCATCGGGTTGAGGAGactatattcaaaattatctATGTTGCTCCACCACAACCACAATCACCGGTTCAAGAAGGATTAGAAGATGGCTCTTCACCAAGTGCTTCTGTCTCAGATAAAGGAAATGCTTCTGAAGTTTTTGTT GGACCGTCCGTTGGCATCGTAGATTTAATCAGAATGAGTGACGAGCTTCTCATCATCGATCCTGTCGACGTTCAATTCCCTA TTGAACTGAACAAGAAAGTGTCTTGCTCTCTCAATTTGACTAACAAGACCGAAAATTATGTGGCCTTCAAG GCTAAAACGACCAATGCAAAGAAGTATTATGTCAGGCCTAATGTTGGTGTTGTTCTTCCAAGATCCTCTTGTGAAGTGTTAG TGATCATGCAAGCACTAAAGGAAGCTCCGGCTGATATGCAGTGCAGAGACAAGTTATTGTTTCAGTGTAAAGTGGTGGAACCAGAAACCACGGCCAAGGATGTTACTTCTGAGATG TTTAGCAAAGAGGCAGGGCATCCAGCTGAGGAGACTAGATTGAAAGTTATGTATGTTACTCCACCACAACCACCATCACCGGTTCAAGAAGGAACAGAAGAGGGCTCTTCACCAAGAGCTTCTGTCTCAGATAATGGGAATGCTTCTGAAGCTTTTGTT GATATGCTAAGATCCTTGTTGGTTCCGTTATTTTCCAATGCTGCCTCCTCCACGGACGATCACGGCATCACTCTGCCGCAGTACCAAGTGTTCATCAATTTCAGGGGAGACGAGCTGAGAAATAGCTTTGTTGGGTTTCTTGTAAAGGCCATGAGATTGGAGAAGATCAACGTGTTCACTGACGAGGTTGAGTTGAGGGGTACAAATCTAAATTATCTTTTCAGGAGGATCGAGGAATCGAGAGTCGCGGTGGCCATCTTCTCCGAGAGGTACACAGAATCATGCTGGTGCTTGGATGAGCTTGTGAAGATGAAGGAGCAGATGGAACAAGGCAAACTCGTGGTGGTTCCCGTTTTCTACAGATTAAACGCCACCGCGTGTAAAAGATTCATGGGAGCTTTCGGAGACAACTTGAGGAATCTGGAGTGGGAGTACCGGAGTGAGCCTGAGAGAATACAGAAATGGAAGGAAGCTTTATCATCAGTTTTCAGTAACATAGGCTTGACGTCGGATATACGAAG TAATGAGAGCAAATTTGTCGACTCAATCGTTGAGGAAGTGAAGAAAGTGCTAATCAAGATTG cAGACAACTTCTTCAAAGATCATCTTCCATGGAAGTTTCCTCGTTTAACATTGACCGATGGTACCACAATATATATCAAGCGTTCGTACTTCGTAGGTTTTCTTGTGCAAGAGACAGCAAACGTATCTTTAGATGATCATGACCTGAGAGACAGCCCTTTGGTTACAAACTATGTTTGCTTCACTACTCCCATAAATGATTTGCTAAAATTCCATACTTTATTGATATCTCTCTCCCATAAGGTTTCTTCAAAAGTACATCACTCGAGTTTGTTTTTTGCAACAATGTATTTGTTCGAGTTTGAATCTTTCACGTTTATAGTTTGGTTATCTCCTACTTAG
- a CDS encoding vesicle-associated protein 1-4 (structural molecules;transmembrane receptors;structural molecules; FUNCTIONS IN: transmembrane receptor activity, structural molecule activity; INVOLVED IN: signal transduction, innate immune response; LOCATED IN: intrinsic to membrane; EXPRESSED IN: 22 plant structures; EXPRESSED DURING: 12 growth stages; CONTAINS InterPro DOMAIN/s: PapD-like (InterPro:IPR008962), Major sperm protein (InterPro:IPR000535), Toll-Interleukin receptor (InterPro:IPR000157); BEST Arabidopsis thaliana protein match is: plant VAP homolog 12 (TAIR:AT2G45140.1); Has 2812 Blast hits to 2401 proteins in 225 species: Archae - 0; Bacteria - 0; Metazoa - 327; Fungi - 192; Plants - 2224; Viruses - 0; Other Eukaryotes - 69 (source: NCBI BLink).) produces the protein MSTDELLTFDHVDIRFPIELNKQGSCSLNLTNKTDNYVAFKAQTTKPKMYCVKPSVGVVLPRSSCEVLVVMQALKEAPADRQCKDKLLFQCKVVEPGTMDKEVTSEMFSKEAGHRVEETIFKIIYVAPPQPQSPVQEGLEDGSSPSASVSDKGNASEVFVGPSVGIVDLIRMSDELLIIDPVDVQFPIELNKKVSCSLNLTNKTENYVAFKAKTTNAKKYYVRPNVGVVLPRSSCEVLVIMQALKEAPADMQCRDKLLFQCKVVEPETTAKDVTSEMFSKEAGHPAEETRLKVMYVTPPQPPSPVQEGTEEGSSPRASVSDNGNASEAFVDMLRSLLVPLFSNAASSTDDHGITLPQYQVFINFRGDELRNSFVGFLVKAMRLEKINVFTDEVELRGTNLNYLFRRIEESRVAVAIFSERYTESCWCLDELVKMKEQMEQGKLVVVPVFYRLNATACKRFMGAFGDNLRNLEWEYRSEPERIQKWKEALSSVFSNIGLTSDIRRYNLINKNMDHTSEFLYIVLILNFFSEISDMTGLTTSYQFLLMMKSNLISYDIYIYPTKFCVNVFIGV, from the exons ATGAGTACTGACGAGCTTCTCACCTTCGATCATGTCGACATCCGATTCCCTA TTGAACTGAACAAGCAAGGGTCTTGCTCTCTCAATTTGACTAACAAGACCGACAATTATGTGGCCTTCAAG GCTCAAACGACGAAACCAAAGATGTATTGTGTCAAGCCTAGTGTTGGTGTTGTTCTTCCAAGATCCTCTTGTGAAGTATTAG TGGTCATGCAAGCACTAAAGGAAGCTCCGGCTGATAGGCAGTGCAAAGACAAGTTATTGTTTCAGTGTAAAGTGGTGGAACCAGGAACCATGGACAAGGAGGTTACTTCTGAAATG TTTAGTAAAGAGGCAGGGCATCGGGTTGAGGAGactatattcaaaattatctATGTTGCTCCACCACAACCACAATCACCGGTTCAAGAAGGATTAGAAGATGGCTCTTCACCAAGTGCTTCTGTCTCAGATAAAGGAAATGCTTCTGAAGTTTTTGTT GGACCGTCCGTTGGCATCGTAGATTTAATCAGAATGAGTGACGAGCTTCTCATCATCGATCCTGTCGACGTTCAATTCCCTA TTGAACTGAACAAGAAAGTGTCTTGCTCTCTCAATTTGACTAACAAGACCGAAAATTATGTGGCCTTCAAG GCTAAAACGACCAATGCAAAGAAGTATTATGTCAGGCCTAATGTTGGTGTTGTTCTTCCAAGATCCTCTTGTGAAGTGTTAG TGATCATGCAAGCACTAAAGGAAGCTCCGGCTGATATGCAGTGCAGAGACAAGTTATTGTTTCAGTGTAAAGTGGTGGAACCAGAAACCACGGCCAAGGATGTTACTTCTGAGATG TTTAGCAAAGAGGCAGGGCATCCAGCTGAGGAGACTAGATTGAAAGTTATGTATGTTACTCCACCACAACCACCATCACCGGTTCAAGAAGGAACAGAAGAGGGCTCTTCACCAAGAGCTTCTGTCTCAGATAATGGGAATGCTTCTGAAGCTTTTGTT GATATGCTAAGATCCTTGTTGGTTCCGTTATTTTCCAATGCTGCCTCCTCCACGGACGATCACGGCATCACTCTGCCGCAGTACCAAGTGTTCATCAATTTCAGGGGAGACGAGCTGAGAAATAGCTTTGTTGGGTTTCTTGTAAAGGCCATGAGATTGGAGAAGATCAACGTGTTCACTGACGAGGTTGAGTTGAGGGGTACAAATCTAAATTATCTTTTCAGGAGGATCGAGGAATCGAGAGTCGCGGTGGCCATCTTCTCCGAGAGGTACACAGAATCATGCTGGTGCTTGGATGAGCTTGTGAAGATGAAGGAGCAGATGGAACAAGGCAAACTCGTGGTGGTTCCCGTTTTCTACAGATTAAACGCCACCGCGTGTAAAAGATTCATGGGAGCTTTCGGAGACAACTTGAGGAATCTGGAGTGGGAGTACCGGAGTGAGCCTGAGAGAATACAGAAATGGAAGGAAGCTTTATCATCAGTTTTCAGTAACATAGGCTTGACGTCGGATATACGAAGGtataatttgataaacaaaaatatggatCATACTAGTGAATTTCTGTATATAGTGTTGAttctcaacttcttctctGAGATTTCTGACATGACAGGTTTAACGACTTCTTATCAGTTCCTTTTAATGATGAAATCGAATCTTATATcatatgacatatatatatacccaactaaattttgtgtaaatgtTTTCATTGGTGTGTAG
- a CDS encoding vesicle-associated protein 1-4, giving the protein MYCVKPSVGVVLPRSSCEVLVVMQALKEAPADRQCKDKLLFQCKVVEPGTMDKEVTSEMFSKEAGHRVEETIFKIIYVAPPQPQSPVQEGLEDGSSPSASVSDKGNASEVFVGPSVGIVDLIRMSDELLIIDPVDVQFPIELNKKVSCSLNLTNKTENYVAFKAKTTNAKKYYVRPNVGVVLPRSSCEVLVIMQALKEAPADMQCRDKLLFQCKVVEPETTAKDVTSEMFSKEAGHPAEETRLKVMYVTPPQPPSPVQEGTEEGSSPRASVSDNGNASEAFVDMLRSLLVPLFSNAASSTDDHGITLPQYQVFINFRGDELRNSFVGFLVKAMRLEKINVFTDEVELRGTNLNYLFRRIEESRVAVAIFSERYTESCWCLDELVKMKEQMEQGKLVVVPVFYRLNATACKRFMGAFGDNLRNLEWEYRSEPERIQKWKEALSSVFSNIGLTSDIRSNESKFVDSIVEEVKKVLIKIADNFFKDHLPWKFPRLTLTDGTTIYIKRSYFVGFLVQETANVSLDDHDLRDSPLVTNYVCFTTPINDLLKFHTLLISLSHKVSSKVHHSSLFFATMYLFEFESFTFIVWLSPT; this is encoded by the exons ATGTATTGTGTCAAGCCTAGTGTTGGTGTTGTTCTTCCAAGATCCTCTTGTGAAGTATTAG TGGTCATGCAAGCACTAAAGGAAGCTCCGGCTGATAGGCAGTGCAAAGACAAGTTATTGTTTCAGTGTAAAGTGGTGGAACCAGGAACCATGGACAAGGAGGTTACTTCTGAAATG TTTAGTAAAGAGGCAGGGCATCGGGTTGAGGAGactatattcaaaattatctATGTTGCTCCACCACAACCACAATCACCGGTTCAAGAAGGATTAGAAGATGGCTCTTCACCAAGTGCTTCTGTCTCAGATAAAGGAAATGCTTCTGAAGTTTTTGTT GGACCGTCCGTTGGCATCGTAGATTTAATCAGAATGAGTGACGAGCTTCTCATCATCGATCCTGTCGACGTTCAATTCCCTA TTGAACTGAACAAGAAAGTGTCTTGCTCTCTCAATTTGACTAACAAGACCGAAAATTATGTGGCCTTCAAG GCTAAAACGACCAATGCAAAGAAGTATTATGTCAGGCCTAATGTTGGTGTTGTTCTTCCAAGATCCTCTTGTGAAGTGTTAG TGATCATGCAAGCACTAAAGGAAGCTCCGGCTGATATGCAGTGCAGAGACAAGTTATTGTTTCAGTGTAAAGTGGTGGAACCAGAAACCACGGCCAAGGATGTTACTTCTGAGATG TTTAGCAAAGAGGCAGGGCATCCAGCTGAGGAGACTAGATTGAAAGTTATGTATGTTACTCCACCACAACCACCATCACCGGTTCAAGAAGGAACAGAAGAGGGCTCTTCACCAAGAGCTTCTGTCTCAGATAATGGGAATGCTTCTGAAGCTTTTGTT GATATGCTAAGATCCTTGTTGGTTCCGTTATTTTCCAATGCTGCCTCCTCCACGGACGATCACGGCATCACTCTGCCGCAGTACCAAGTGTTCATCAATTTCAGGGGAGACGAGCTGAGAAATAGCTTTGTTGGGTTTCTTGTAAAGGCCATGAGATTGGAGAAGATCAACGTGTTCACTGACGAGGTTGAGTTGAGGGGTACAAATCTAAATTATCTTTTCAGGAGGATCGAGGAATCGAGAGTCGCGGTGGCCATCTTCTCCGAGAGGTACACAGAATCATGCTGGTGCTTGGATGAGCTTGTGAAGATGAAGGAGCAGATGGAACAAGGCAAACTCGTGGTGGTTCCCGTTTTCTACAGATTAAACGCCACCGCGTGTAAAAGATTCATGGGAGCTTTCGGAGACAACTTGAGGAATCTGGAGTGGGAGTACCGGAGTGAGCCTGAGAGAATACAGAAATGGAAGGAAGCTTTATCATCAGTTTTCAGTAACATAGGCTTGACGTCGGATATACGAAG TAATGAGAGCAAATTTGTCGACTCAATCGTTGAGGAAGTGAAGAAAGTGCTAATCAAGATTG cAGACAACTTCTTCAAAGATCATCTTCCATGGAAGTTTCCTCGTTTAACATTGACCGATGGTACCACAATATATATCAAGCGTTCGTACTTCGTAGGTTTTCTTGTGCAAGAGACAGCAAACGTATCTTTAGATGATCATGACCTGAGAGACAGCCCTTTGGTTACAAACTATGTTTGCTTCACTACTCCCATAAATGATTTGCTAAAATTCCATACTTTATTGATATCTCTCTCCCATAAGGTTTCTTCAAAAGTACATCACTCGAGTTTGTTTTTTGCAACAATGTATTTGTTCGAGTTTGAATCTTTCACGTTTATAGTTTGGTTATCTCCTACTTAG
- a CDS encoding vesicle-associated protein 1-4, translating to MSDELLIIDPVDVQFPIELNKKVSCSLNLTNKTENYVAFKAKTTNAKKYYVRPNVGVVLPRSSCEVLVIMQALKEAPADMQCRDKLLFQCKVVEPETTAKDVTSEMFSKEAGHPAEETRLKVMYVTPPQPPSPVQEGTEEGSSPRASVSDNGNASEAFVDMLRSLLVPLFSNAASSTDDHGITLPQYQVFINFRGDELRNSFVGFLVKAMRLEKINVFTDEVELRGTNLNYLFRRIEESRVAVAIFSERYTESCWCLDELVKMKEQMEQGKLVVVPVFYRLNATACKRFMGAFGDNLRNLEWEYRSEPERIQKWKEALSSVFSNIGLTSDIRSNESKFVDSIVEEVKKVLIKIGTEEREL from the exons ATGAGTGACGAGCTTCTCATCATCGATCCTGTCGACGTTCAATTCCCTA TTGAACTGAACAAGAAAGTGTCTTGCTCTCTCAATTTGACTAACAAGACCGAAAATTATGTGGCCTTCAAG GCTAAAACGACCAATGCAAAGAAGTATTATGTCAGGCCTAATGTTGGTGTTGTTCTTCCAAGATCCTCTTGTGAAGTGTTAG TGATCATGCAAGCACTAAAGGAAGCTCCGGCTGATATGCAGTGCAGAGACAAGTTATTGTTTCAGTGTAAAGTGGTGGAACCAGAAACCACGGCCAAGGATGTTACTTCTGAGATG TTTAGCAAAGAGGCAGGGCATCCAGCTGAGGAGACTAGATTGAAAGTTATGTATGTTACTCCACCACAACCACCATCACCGGTTCAAGAAGGAACAGAAGAGGGCTCTTCACCAAGAGCTTCTGTCTCAGATAATGGGAATGCTTCTGAAGCTTTTGTT GATATGCTAAGATCCTTGTTGGTTCCGTTATTTTCCAATGCTGCCTCCTCCACGGACGATCACGGCATCACTCTGCCGCAGTACCAAGTGTTCATCAATTTCAGGGGAGACGAGCTGAGAAATAGCTTTGTTGGGTTTCTTGTAAAGGCCATGAGATTGGAGAAGATCAACGTGTTCACTGACGAGGTTGAGTTGAGGGGTACAAATCTAAATTATCTTTTCAGGAGGATCGAGGAATCGAGAGTCGCGGTGGCCATCTTCTCCGAGAGGTACACAGAATCATGCTGGTGCTTGGATGAGCTTGTGAAGATGAAGGAGCAGATGGAACAAGGCAAACTCGTGGTGGTTCCCGTTTTCTACAGATTAAACGCCACCGCGTGTAAAAGATTCATGGGAGCTTTCGGAGACAACTTGAGGAATCTGGAGTGGGAGTACCGGAGTGAGCCTGAGAGAATACAGAAATGGAAGGAAGCTTTATCATCAGTTTTCAGTAACATAGGCTTGACGTCGGATATACGAAG TAATGAGAGCAAATTTGTCGACTCAATCGTTGAGGAAGTGAAGAAAGTGCTAATCAAGATTGGTACCGAGGAAAGAGAACTCTAA
- a CDS encoding vesicle-associated protein 1-4 has product MSDELLIIDPVDVQFPIELNKKVSCSLNLTNKTENYVAFKAKTTNAKKYYVRPNVGVVLPRSSCEVLVIMQALKEAPADMQCRDKLLFQCKVVEPETTAKDVTSEMFSKEAGHPAEETRLKVMYVTPPQPPSPVQEGTEEGSSPRASVSDNGNASEAFVDMLRSLLVPLFSNAASSTDDHGITLPQYQVFINFRGDELRNSFVGFLVKAMRLEKINVFTDEVELRGTNLNYLFRRIEESRVAVAIFSERYTESCWCLDELVKMKEQMEQGKLVVVPVFYRLNATACKRFMGAFGDNLRNLEWEYRSEPERIQKWKEALSSVFSNIGLTSDIRSNESKFVDSIVEEVKKVLIKIADNFFKDHLPWKFPRLTLTDGTTIYIKRSYFVGFLVQETANVSLDDHDLRDSPLVTNYVCFTTPINDLLKFHTLLISLSHKVSSKVHHSSLFFATMYLFEFESFTFIVWLSPT; this is encoded by the exons ATGAGTGACGAGCTTCTCATCATCGATCCTGTCGACGTTCAATTCCCTA TTGAACTGAACAAGAAAGTGTCTTGCTCTCTCAATTTGACTAACAAGACCGAAAATTATGTGGCCTTCAAG GCTAAAACGACCAATGCAAAGAAGTATTATGTCAGGCCTAATGTTGGTGTTGTTCTTCCAAGATCCTCTTGTGAAGTGTTAG TGATCATGCAAGCACTAAAGGAAGCTCCGGCTGATATGCAGTGCAGAGACAAGTTATTGTTTCAGTGTAAAGTGGTGGAACCAGAAACCACGGCCAAGGATGTTACTTCTGAGATG TTTAGCAAAGAGGCAGGGCATCCAGCTGAGGAGACTAGATTGAAAGTTATGTATGTTACTCCACCACAACCACCATCACCGGTTCAAGAAGGAACAGAAGAGGGCTCTTCACCAAGAGCTTCTGTCTCAGATAATGGGAATGCTTCTGAAGCTTTTGTT GATATGCTAAGATCCTTGTTGGTTCCGTTATTTTCCAATGCTGCCTCCTCCACGGACGATCACGGCATCACTCTGCCGCAGTACCAAGTGTTCATCAATTTCAGGGGAGACGAGCTGAGAAATAGCTTTGTTGGGTTTCTTGTAAAGGCCATGAGATTGGAGAAGATCAACGTGTTCACTGACGAGGTTGAGTTGAGGGGTACAAATCTAAATTATCTTTTCAGGAGGATCGAGGAATCGAGAGTCGCGGTGGCCATCTTCTCCGAGAGGTACACAGAATCATGCTGGTGCTTGGATGAGCTTGTGAAGATGAAGGAGCAGATGGAACAAGGCAAACTCGTGGTGGTTCCCGTTTTCTACAGATTAAACGCCACCGCGTGTAAAAGATTCATGGGAGCTTTCGGAGACAACTTGAGGAATCTGGAGTGGGAGTACCGGAGTGAGCCTGAGAGAATACAGAAATGGAAGGAAGCTTTATCATCAGTTTTCAGTAACATAGGCTTGACGTCGGATATACGAAG TAATGAGAGCAAATTTGTCGACTCAATCGTTGAGGAAGTGAAGAAAGTGCTAATCAAGATTG cAGACAACTTCTTCAAAGATCATCTTCCATGGAAGTTTCCTCGTTTAACATTGACCGATGGTACCACAATATATATCAAGCGTTCGTACTTCGTAGGTTTTCTTGTGCAAGAGACAGCAAACGTATCTTTAGATGATCATGACCTGAGAGACAGCCCTTTGGTTACAAACTATGTTTGCTTCACTACTCCCATAAATGATTTGCTAAAATTCCATACTTTATTGATATCTCTCTCCCATAAGGTTTCTTCAAAAGTACATCACTCGAGTTTGTTTTTTGCAACAATGTATTTGTTCGAGTTTGAATCTTTCACGTTTATAGTTTGGTTATCTCCTACTTAG
- a CDS encoding vesicle-associated protein 1-4 (structural molecules;transmembrane receptors;structural molecules; FUNCTIONS IN: transmembrane receptor activity, structural molecule activity; INVOLVED IN: signal transduction, innate immune response; LOCATED IN: intrinsic to membrane; EXPRESSED IN: 22 plant structures; EXPRESSED DURING: 12 growth stages; CONTAINS InterPro DOMAIN/s: PapD-like (InterPro:IPR008962), Major sperm protein (InterPro:IPR000535), Toll-Interleukin receptor (InterPro:IPR000157); BEST Arabidopsis thaliana protein match is: Disease resistance protein (TIR-NBS-LRR class) family (TAIR:AT5G45000.1).): MQALKEAPADMQCRDKLLFQCKVVEPETTAKDVTSEMFSKEAGHPAEETRLKVMYVTPPQPPSPVQEGTEEGSSPRASVSDNGNASEAFVDMLRSLLVPLFSNAASSTDDHGITLPQYQVFINFRGDELRNSFVGFLVKAMRLEKINVFTDEVELRGTNLNYLFRRIEESRVAVAIFSERYTESCWCLDELVKMKEQMEQGKLVVVPVFYRLNATACKRFMGAFGDNLRNLEWEYRSEPERIQKWKEALSSVFSNIGLTSDIRSNESKFVDSIVEEVKKVLIKIADNFFKDHLPWKFPRLTLTDGTTIYIKRSYFVGFLVQETANVSLDDHDLRDSPLVTNYVCFTTPINDLLKFHTLLISLSHKVSSKVHHSSLFFATMYLFEFESFTFIVWLSPT; encoded by the exons ATGCAAGCACTAAAGGAAGCTCCGGCTGATATGCAGTGCAGAGACAAGTTATTGTTTCAGTGTAAAGTGGTGGAACCAGAAACCACGGCCAAGGATGTTACTTCTGAGATG TTTAGCAAAGAGGCAGGGCATCCAGCTGAGGAGACTAGATTGAAAGTTATGTATGTTACTCCACCACAACCACCATCACCGGTTCAAGAAGGAACAGAAGAGGGCTCTTCACCAAGAGCTTCTGTCTCAGATAATGGGAATGCTTCTGAAGCTTTTGTT GATATGCTAAGATCCTTGTTGGTTCCGTTATTTTCCAATGCTGCCTCCTCCACGGACGATCACGGCATCACTCTGCCGCAGTACCAAGTGTTCATCAATTTCAGGGGAGACGAGCTGAGAAATAGCTTTGTTGGGTTTCTTGTAAAGGCCATGAGATTGGAGAAGATCAACGTGTTCACTGACGAGGTTGAGTTGAGGGGTACAAATCTAAATTATCTTTTCAGGAGGATCGAGGAATCGAGAGTCGCGGTGGCCATCTTCTCCGAGAGGTACACAGAATCATGCTGGTGCTTGGATGAGCTTGTGAAGATGAAGGAGCAGATGGAACAAGGCAAACTCGTGGTGGTTCCCGTTTTCTACAGATTAAACGCCACCGCGTGTAAAAGATTCATGGGAGCTTTCGGAGACAACTTGAGGAATCTGGAGTGGGAGTACCGGAGTGAGCCTGAGAGAATACAGAAATGGAAGGAAGCTTTATCATCAGTTTTCAGTAACATAGGCTTGACGTCGGATATACGAAG TAATGAGAGCAAATTTGTCGACTCAATCGTTGAGGAAGTGAAGAAAGTGCTAATCAAGATTG cAGACAACTTCTTCAAAGATCATCTTCCATGGAAGTTTCCTCGTTTAACATTGACCGATGGTACCACAATATATATCAAGCGTTCGTACTTCGTAGGTTTTCTTGTGCAAGAGACAGCAAACGTATCTTTAGATGATCATGACCTGAGAGACAGCCCTTTGGTTACAAACTATGTTTGCTTCACTACTCCCATAAATGATTTGCTAAAATTCCATACTTTATTGATATCTCTCTCCCATAAGGTTTCTTCAAAAGTACATCACTCGAGTTTGTTTTTTGCAACAATGTATTTGTTCGAGTTTGAATCTTTCACGTTTATAGTTTGGTTATCTCCTACTTAG